A genomic window from Deltaproteobacteria bacterium includes:
- a CDS encoding MBL fold metallo-hydrolase, giving the protein MKKDTCTLIGIKQDIPGFDRFIGSWVYRGDLNLVVDVGPANSADSLIETLEKMDLDRVDYILLTHIHIDHAGGLAKCLERFPMARVVCHEKGIKHLVDPTRLWEGSRKVLAEIAEAFGPPGAVKHEKFISHTEADIDNLAVIDTPGHAPHHLCFGYGGHLFAGEAGGNYYSIQDIDYLRPATPPRFFLEVFLASIDRLRAFDDQHMCYAHWGDAPSSHQMLERFREQILRWKDLVQEEIPSGDNDLVTRCVDRLLEKDPDLKAFELMEPDVQKRERYFLSNSVRGYIGFLKP; this is encoded by the coding sequence TTGAAAAAAGACACTTGCACACTCATAGGAATCAAACAAGACATTCCTGGTTTTGACCGTTTCATCGGTTCGTGGGTATATCGGGGAGACCTCAATCTTGTCGTGGATGTGGGCCCAGCCAATTCAGCGGACAGCCTGATCGAAACCCTGGAAAAAATGGACCTGGACAGGGTGGATTACATTCTTCTTACGCACATACACATTGACCATGCAGGCGGACTTGCCAAATGTCTTGAGCGTTTTCCTATGGCCAGGGTTGTGTGTCACGAAAAAGGGATAAAACACCTTGTGGATCCCACAAGGCTTTGGGAGGGGAGTCGCAAGGTCCTTGCCGAGATTGCCGAGGCGTTTGGCCCCCCTGGAGCCGTGAAACATGAGAAATTCATTTCCCACACCGAGGCCGACATAGATAACCTTGCCGTTATTGATACCCCGGGCCATGCCCCCCACCATCTGTGTTTTGGCTACGGGGGGCATCTTTTTGCCGGTGAGGCCGGGGGGAATTACTACTCCATCCAAGATATTGATTACTTGCGCCCAGCCACTCCTCCCAGGTTCTTTCTGGAAGTCTTCTTGGCGAGCATAGATCGTTTGAGGGCCTTTGACGACCAGCACATGTGCTACGCCCATTGGGGAGATGCCCCCAGCTCGCACCAGATGCTGGAGCGGTTTCGGGAGCAGATTCTAAGATGGAAAGACCTTGTCCAGGAAGAAATCCCGTCAGGAGATAATGACCTTGTCACTAGATGCGTGGATCGTCTTCTGGAAAAGGATCCGGATCTAAAGGCCTTTGAACTTATGGAACCTGATGTCCAGAAACGGGAAAGATATTTTTTGTCTAATTCAGTGAGAGGTTATATTGGGTTTCTTAAACCCTAA
- a CDS encoding type II toxin-antitoxin system PemK/MazF family toxin, whose protein sequence is MVGYIPKRGDFIRLNFDPQAGHEQKGSRPALVVSHSAFNKKLGFVFVCPISNTKRKNPFYVAIPKGKKVTGVIMSDQLRSLDYRARKAALISKCPEDLLQEVLLRIDPIMF, encoded by the coding sequence TTGGTAGGCTATATCCCAAAACGCGGAGATTTTATTCGCCTTAATTTTGACCCACAAGCTGGACATGAACAAAAGGGAAGCAGGCCAGCTTTAGTAGTAAGTCATAGCGCTTTTAATAAAAAGTTGGGGTTTGTTTTTGTTTGCCCCATCAGCAACACAAAGCGTAAAAATCCATTCTATGTAGCCATACCCAAAGGTAAAAAAGTCACAGGGGTGATCATGTCAGATCAGTTGCGTTCTCTTGATTACAGAGCTAGAAAGGCGGCTCTCATTAGCAAATGCCCGGAAGATCTACTTCAGGAAGTCCTATTGCGTATAGACCCCATAATGTTCTAA
- a CDS encoding AbrB/MazE/SpoVT family DNA-binding domain-containing protein, with translation MELQIGKWGNSLGIRLPKHVLESLHLGVKDRVSCSLEDGKLILKPLSHQKKYTLDELLAQVQEPSVEVSWGKPEGEEVW, from the coding sequence ATGGAGTTACAAATTGGGAAATGGGGCAATTCACTTGGTATCCGACTTCCAAAGCACGTATTAGAATCACTCCATCTGGGCGTAAAAGATCGGGTAAGTTGCTCACTAGAGGATGGAAAATTGATTTTAAAGCCCTTGTCTCACCAAAAGAAATACACATTAGACGAGTTGCTCGCCCAAGTGCAAGAGCCCAGCGTAGAAGTTTCATGGGGCAAACCTGAAGGAGAGGAAGTTTGGTAG
- a CDS encoding AAA family ATPase, with product MRQNARNLRVEEAKQTQDTEGKVSKGSSGVCLFPARLDTETRIAKATAKKLNIPFVDPLRAHIEPAAVSLIDSQVAMRRQVLPIRLVDDTLLVAMASPGQSIAVRSLELLTGCKIRPAASPKSSLLTVLRQVYGQPAEGTVKPRQEVPQATREKDTEEARTRALTLSVISNKGGVGKTHFSINLASALAKTGARVLLIDADLGSADISNKLGIFPKHNLLDFLNKDSGLENLVVPTRFHFDLICGACGELRLANLYYAQKVKFLRHFKVISQGYDFAVFDLSAGIGHAVLDFALGADQTVIVTTPQDLVSGYACAKAGFFRFKQIEERLEGRLPKYIPALTFSPILVINQVNHLEQGVKIYDGIKKIVDKSINTREARFRMKPEYLGSIPYDRSTLRTAEEKRRPFLLHCPYVKASQCVEHMSKRFYKPEDPYKLKVSFKHPFRRFLAIAAQKI from the coding sequence ATGAGGCAAAACGCAAGAAACCTCAGGGTTGAGGAGGCAAAGCAGACTCAAGACACTGAGGGCAAAGTCTCCAAAGGTTCTTCAGGGGTGTGCTTGTTTCCCGCCAGGCTTGATACGGAGACGCGGATCGCCAAGGCAACTGCTAAGAAGCTTAACATACCCTTTGTGGATCCTTTGCGTGCGCATATTGAGCCCGCTGCTGTTTCTCTGATTGATTCACAGGTAGCCATGAGGCGGCAAGTTTTACCCATCCGCCTTGTCGATGATACGCTGCTGGTGGCCATGGCCTCTCCAGGCCAGTCAATTGCGGTCAGAAGTCTTGAACTCCTCACCGGGTGCAAAATTCGTCCCGCTGCTTCCCCGAAGAGCTCACTTCTTACGGTCCTGCGACAGGTCTACGGACAACCTGCGGAGGGCACTGTCAAACCCAGGCAGGAAGTGCCTCAAGCGACACGAGAAAAAGACACTGAGGAAGCGAGAACCAGGGCTCTCACCCTCTCTGTCATCTCGAACAAAGGGGGTGTGGGGAAGACACATTTTTCCATCAACCTTGCCTCTGCATTGGCTAAAACTGGAGCCAGAGTTCTTCTCATCGACGCTGATCTGGGTAGTGCGGACATTTCCAACAAGCTCGGCATCTTCCCTAAACATAACCTGCTGGATTTCCTAAATAAAGATAGTGGGCTGGAAAATCTCGTCGTGCCAACAAGATTCCACTTCGACCTTATATGCGGCGCATGCGGTGAATTGAGATTGGCCAATCTGTACTACGCCCAGAAGGTGAAGTTCCTCAGGCATTTCAAAGTGATAAGTCAGGGCTATGACTTTGCTGTCTTCGACCTTAGTGCTGGAATTGGACACGCAGTTCTCGATTTCGCATTAGGAGCTGATCAAACGGTGATCGTGACCACGCCCCAAGACCTAGTGTCCGGATACGCGTGTGCAAAGGCCGGTTTTTTCCGGTTTAAGCAGATCGAGGAAAGATTGGAGGGAAGACTTCCCAAGTATATTCCTGCGCTCACATTTTCTCCAATCTTGGTGATCAACCAGGTAAATCATCTTGAGCAGGGGGTCAAAATCTATGACGGGATTAAGAAAATTGTAGACAAGAGTATTAATACACGTGAAGCCCGGTTCCGAATGAAGCCTGAATATCTCGGAAGCATTCCGTACGACAGGAGTACTCTGCGCACAGCAGAGGAAAAAAGGCGTCCCTTTCTTCTCCACTGCCCCTATGTCAAGGCGTCCCAGTGTGTAGAACATATGTCAAAAAGATTCTACAAACCTGAGGACCCTTATAAATTGAAGGTAAGTTTTAAACATCCTTTCAGACGGTTTCTTGCAATAGCGGCTCAAAAGATTTAA
- a CDS encoding DUF4197 domain-containing protein: MKNCKRFMMSMPWDGKSFRGIALLLFITSMAMGPSIAHGGLADLLKGLQQAVGLRGGLSETKIIEGLKEALQVGTKNAVEVVSKVGGYAENPQIRIPLPGAVHQVEQIIRTAGYGEQLDAFEMSMNRAAEKAAPQAKAIFSDAIKAMTISDAATILKGRENEATLYFKDKTHDPLSQVFKPIIREAMSGVGVTRKFQALNDMVRTLPFVQQFTFDLDQYVNDRALEGLFWMLAQEEKKIRQDPAARVTDLLKEVFAKQP, encoded by the coding sequence ATGAAAAACTGCAAGCGGTTTATGATGTCCATGCCATGGGACGGCAAGTCCTTTCGAGGCATTGCCCTACTGCTCTTTATTACCTCTATGGCCATGGGACCATCCATCGCCCATGGAGGGCTCGCCGACCTGCTCAAGGGCCTTCAACAGGCCGTGGGGCTCAGGGGCGGACTTTCCGAGACAAAGATCATTGAGGGGCTCAAGGAGGCCCTCCAGGTTGGGACCAAGAACGCCGTGGAGGTCGTCTCCAAGGTGGGCGGCTACGCAGAGAACCCCCAGATCCGGATCCCCCTTCCGGGCGCCGTCCATCAGGTCGAGCAGATCATCCGGACGGCCGGGTACGGCGAGCAGCTCGATGCCTTTGAAATGAGCATGAACCGGGCCGCGGAAAAGGCGGCACCTCAAGCCAAGGCCATCTTCTCGGATGCCATCAAGGCCATGACCATCTCGGATGCCGCCACCATCCTTAAGGGCCGGGAGAACGAAGCCACCCTTTATTTCAAGGACAAGACCCATGACCCGCTCAGCCAGGTCTTTAAGCCCATTATCCGGGAGGCCATGTCCGGCGTGGGGGTGACCAGAAAGTTTCAGGCCCTAAACGACATGGTGCGCACCCTCCCCTTTGTGCAGCAATTCACCTTCGACCTGGACCAGTACGTGAACGACCGGGCCCTGGAAGGGCTCTTCTGGATGCTCGCCCAGGAGGAAAAGAAAATCCGCCAGGATCCTGCGGCCCGGGTGACCGATCTGCTGAAGGAGGTCTTTGCGAAGCAACCCTAG